Proteins from a genomic interval of Microbacterium imperiale:
- a CDS encoding glycosyltransferase codes for MRRARSATRRMALIRLVIVLAAASGINYIAWRWLASVNWEAWWIAVPLVVAETYSLIDSLIFALGAWRLRERHDAPPITRPVTVDVLVTTYNEPLDLVMRTARAALEIRYPHQTWILDDGDRPELRALAEAEGIGVITRSQAWRDRPRHAKAGNLNNALMVTEGEFLLILDADQIPKPQILDRTLGWFEDDGVALVQTPQWFVNVPPSDPLGSQAPLFYGPIQQSKDGWNAAFFCGSNAILRREALMQLGVSRYVDEVTLAVNRGVRSSRRILTRARQEHGDDPRIAAALDAVGAALDEVKVEIARGDALADVTYAFQARIDRVRRELTDQDLASVRDELRALAEITGDTEALAVIDEVTLDALGDRSLSPLGALESISMLVSSFEVGRDEEAQAIMPLATISVTEDMATSMRLHGLGWKSVYHDEVLAVGLAPEDLPTMLTQRLRWAQGTMQVMFRENPLVQRGLSWGQRIMYFGTMWSYLAGFAGLVYIAAPVLYLSFGVMPVQAWSVDFFVRFIPFFVLNQLLFLVVANGRPTWRGAQYSLALFPVWIRSVTTAFGNVYRGRALGFSVTPKTRAAEGRPRWDLVRPQLIAMAALVLSLVAVAIRYAVGQAEGIAPLVNIVWVLYDLMVFSIIIRAVLYTPPSDLELKEN; via the coding sequence ATGCGCCGCGCCCGGTCGGCGACGCGCCGGATGGCGCTGATCCGTCTCGTCATCGTGCTCGCCGCCGCCTCGGGCATCAACTACATCGCCTGGCGCTGGCTGGCTTCCGTCAACTGGGAAGCGTGGTGGATCGCCGTACCGCTCGTGGTCGCCGAGACGTACAGCCTCATCGACTCGCTGATCTTCGCGCTCGGGGCGTGGCGGCTGCGCGAGCGCCATGACGCTCCCCCCATCACCCGTCCGGTCACTGTCGACGTGCTCGTGACAACGTACAACGAGCCGCTCGACCTCGTCATGCGCACCGCCCGGGCGGCTCTCGAGATCCGGTACCCGCACCAGACCTGGATCCTCGACGACGGCGACCGCCCCGAGCTCCGGGCCCTCGCCGAGGCCGAGGGCATCGGCGTCATCACCCGCTCGCAGGCCTGGCGCGACCGGCCGCGGCACGCCAAGGCCGGCAACCTCAACAACGCCCTCATGGTCACCGAGGGCGAGTTCCTGCTCATCCTCGACGCCGATCAGATCCCCAAGCCGCAGATCCTCGACCGCACGCTGGGGTGGTTCGAGGACGATGGCGTCGCGCTGGTGCAGACGCCGCAGTGGTTCGTCAACGTTCCCCCGAGCGACCCTCTCGGCAGCCAGGCGCCCCTCTTCTATGGCCCGATCCAGCAGTCGAAGGACGGTTGGAACGCCGCCTTCTTCTGCGGCTCCAACGCGATCCTGCGGCGCGAGGCGCTCATGCAGCTGGGCGTGTCGCGATACGTCGACGAGGTCACCCTCGCCGTCAACCGCGGTGTCCGATCGTCGCGCCGCATCCTCACCCGGGCTCGCCAGGAGCACGGCGACGATCCGCGGATCGCGGCGGCGCTCGACGCGGTGGGCGCGGCCCTCGACGAGGTCAAGGTGGAGATCGCCCGCGGCGACGCTCTGGCGGACGTGACCTACGCCTTCCAGGCCCGCATCGATCGGGTGCGCCGCGAACTCACCGATCAGGACCTGGCGAGCGTCCGCGATGAGCTGCGCGCCCTCGCCGAGATCACCGGCGACACCGAAGCGCTCGCGGTCATCGACGAGGTGACCCTCGACGCCCTCGGTGACCGCAGCCTCTCGCCGCTCGGCGCACTGGAATCGATCAGCATGCTGGTCTCGTCGTTCGAGGTCGGCCGCGACGAAGAGGCTCAGGCGATCATGCCGCTGGCCACCATCTCGGTCACCGAGGACATGGCGACCTCCATGCGACTGCACGGCCTCGGCTGGAAATCCGTCTACCACGACGAGGTGCTCGCGGTGGGTTTGGCCCCCGAGGACCTGCCGACCATGCTCACGCAGCGACTGCGCTGGGCGCAGGGCACGATGCAGGTGATGTTCCGCGAGAACCCGCTCGTGCAGCGCGGCCTGAGCTGGGGCCAGCGCATCATGTACTTCGGCACGATGTGGAGCTATCTGGCCGGTTTCGCGGGGCTGGTGTACATCGCCGCGCCGGTGCTGTACCTCTCGTTCGGCGTCATGCCGGTGCAGGCCTGGAGCGTGGACTTCTTCGTCCGCTTCATCCCGTTCTTCGTGCTCAACCAGCTGCTGTTCCTCGTCGTCGCCAACGGCAGACCGACATGGCGCGGCGCGCAGTACTCGCTGGCGCTGTTCCCGGTGTGGATCCGATCCGTGACGACGGCGTTCGGCAACGTCTACCGCGGCCGCGCGCTCGGCTTCTCGGTCACACCCAAGACACGCGCGGCCGAGGGACGTCCCCGGTGGGATCTCGTGCGGCCTCAGCTCATCGCCATGGCCGCGCTGGTGCTCTCGCTCGTCGCGGTCGCCATCCGCTACGCGGTGGGGCAGGCCGAGGGAATCGCGCCGCTCGTCAACATCGTCTGGGTGCTGTACGACCTCATGGTGTTCAGCATCATCATCCGCGCCGTGCTCTACACGCCGCCCTCGGACCTCGAACTGAAGGAGAACTGA